The segment GTAGAAATAACATTAAAATCATGATGGAGcttaagatttctttctttttttttcaatgtaggagtactgctatttattcagccattgtttACTCTGATGGAATTGGGCATGAACCCcacaagatttctttttttttaaattttttaattttattgaatcaccatgtggaaaattacaatgctttcaggtttaagtctcagttatgcaatgctgaaacaaccatcccttcaccagtgcccatattccaccaccaaaaaaaaaaaaaaaacaccaaaaacccagtatacctcccatcccaccccacccaactgataaatttcacttcactttctctctactttggttacattcaatatttcaacaaaaacctcactattattgttaggagttctccACTAGAGTCAggcctgttgtgaagagatatgaggttgcgcggccgcgatactgtgcggttttggatttctgtattttagcaactaagtccagggaaatttcttccagatatcggatcattgcaagcttgtaactctcatctgtggtcctcataatatggcagtcgtcacgcccttcacccccggcaaggaaaaaggtgagagagagaaatacttttcccctcctgggtgggcatggggccgaggcttagttctcagtctggagacattctgcaaggagcttcccataccaaaagtagtttagctggcctctggagtcatgctcctgcagctgcggagaggctgcacacgtgtggcccccaggatcacatctcggcagcgagCCATTAAGATAAAACTTAAGAAATCTaaatcaggggctagagcgatagtacagtgggtagggcatttgccttaaatgcagccaatccgggttcaattcttagcatcccagatggtcccctgttcactgccaggggtaattcctgagtgaatgggccaggagtaacccctgtgcatcaccgggtgtgactcaaaaagcaaaaaaaagaaagaaaagaaaagaaaaaaatctaaattggtTGTTTCAGATTATATGGAAAATAAACTTAGATagggtatatatttatttatgtagatTATATTTGAATTAATTCAGGATAAAGTCCACTACTAAAATGGACTATTTGGTGAGACAGAAGGACTGAAATAAGGATTTCTACATAACAAGGAACAAAAAGACAATATGGTTATTTGCTCTGTCACAAGGACCACCTGGAACTGTGCCTGCAGTTGTCCTTCACTTAACTTTGAGCTTTCTTCCCAGTTCCTTGGCTTCCTGTCCCTCCCCACACCTACTAACAGCCCCATCGTTAGACCTTCAGCTGGTGCTGATCTGACATCTCCTCTCAGAGTCTCAGGGAGAGTTGTACTGAGGACGCAGCTTGGCCTCTTCCAGAAAACAGTCACTCTCCAGAGATCCTGACCACCCGGCCCAGCACAAATGAGAATCTCCACTCTGTCCTCTCCGAGTACCTTTAAATTACTCTCCAACTTCCCAAGCTTCATCTTAAACTATTAAAATAGATGAATTTACAAAGAATTTATTTGAATCCCATTGGGGATAGCATGGCTTTCTACATCTAGCATGGTTCCTGAGGCTGATGGTAGGACAAAATTTTTCAATGGCTAACTCTGTCTCATAGATTCACCTGTGGAAGGAAGTGAGATGTTTTTCAAAAGGTCTCAAGTTTGCatctataatcactgtatcactatatcattgatttgcttgagcggccaccagtaatgtctccatttgtcccagccctgagattttagcagcctctcttactcGTCCTTCtaaacggtgccatattggagctctttcagggtcagggaaatgagacccgttattgttactttatttggcatatcgaatacaccacagggagctttccaggttctgccatgcgagtggatactctcggtagcttgcggggctctccaagagggatggagaatgtatagaactgaatacaaacaagtatgttaaaaccaaacacatatgtgctgcttcaggtatatcagtgggctagagtatagcTCTTACATTCTAGCCCACTTGGATCTATAATAATAGCATTATTTTCTGAAGTGGTATTTTGGTCTTATTTCCCCCAATAGTACAAAGGCATGgtgaacacatacacatatactaaacacacacacacacatatactacTTACTTCACAAAAGCATACTGGGTTTAaggcttatttttacttttttcttctacACTTGGAACATATACAAAGACAGGGTACAGTTTCTTCAAAATAGTTATAGGTTTCTTCTAGTGTTTATTCCCACACGAAAACAAATGGattagactatttttttttcttttgatattcgTGTTTCTAAAGGCTAGGGAATTTTTATTGGGAAAGGCTTTCCAAGGTCTGGGGATACTGAGCAATCAAAAATGAGCTATGAAGTTCTTTTAATTATTGGAAATTCAAGTTGGCTATTTGATGTTCATAATTTATCCCCTGCCTACTTCTAAAAAGATTTGAGATGatctaaaataaaacagagagcAGTCTGGAGAttggaaaggaaaatgagagaatgggaattttataaggaaaaatgCTAGAGACGAATTCAACTACAGCAATTAGTTGGCATCTTTGGCTTCTAAACatcatataattttttccttGAGCATTTGCCCTGGTGCTCTGGGTAGTGTCTAGAAACTGGTTATAATGAACTCTAGCCTGGAAAGGATACCCCAGGGAAAGGCTCACTAGTGTCTAGAAGAACAAGTTTCTTAATGTTAATTCAAGATTCTCAAATTTGTATTGCTAAATGTACTTtttatgctcttttttttaatacaggGGACTCTGTCATAGTGATTTgacttgtggttttttttttcactttacaatgttttgtaaagtgaaaaaaatacaataaatagaCATTCTGTAAAAACCAGTAATATACATCTTTTTTCAGCAATTTCCATTTATAACAATTAATGATGGATTTACTGTGGCATAATCTCATATAAATCAAAGATctgtagattattttattttcgaCTCATGAATCGCGTACTTACAATAAGACAGAACCTGGTTAGTGGGAGAATCCTTACATCTACTGGAAAAGGAGAGGACCATCAGGAGCATTAGCATGTGTCACTTTGCCACCCTGCTCCGTCTTGATGATATTATCCTTGTGGCTCTGAAACTCAGGGAACACTGATTCTAGGTGTGCCCGCTACAGAGGATCATCTTTCTGAATGCTCCCCTGAGCTCTGGGCTCCGGAAGGCATAGATGAAGGGATCCACGACAGCATTGCACATGATTAACATGCCGTTCACCTGGAAGAGGGACATGTAGCAGGCACAGTAAGGATTGTTTGGGCAGAAAGTCATTAGGAGAATATGAAGGACAAAGGGGGCCCAACAGAAAATGAAGATGCCCAGGAGGATGGTGAGAGTGATGGCCCCTTTCATATTGGTGCCGGGGAGAGCGGAGATCTTCCGGGCGTGGGAACGGGCCAGCAGGAACATGTGCACATAGAGACACAGGATGAAGACCAGCATCAGAGGGAACAGGGACGTGAACGTGATCACCGTGGGGACGTGGTGGGAGAAGACGACCATGACGATGCCGGTGCCCGTGCAGCCTGCCCAGATGATCACCAGGGTGACGATGGCGCGGCGCGTGGTCACGATGTTGTGGTACTGCAGGGCGTGGAAGATGGTGATGTACCGGTCAGCAGCGATCACAGACAGGCTGCAGATGGAGCCCAGCAGGGAGAGGATGAACAGGGAGTCAATGATGTCATCGGCCGTGGTTTCGAAACTGCCGCGCGGCTTGAGATAACCCATGTTTCTGACCATGATCAGGATGTTTTCTAAGATCTTATACAGGCTGCCCAGCATGTCGGAAATGGCCAAACTGCAAatgaagaagtacatgggggactggagattCTTATTCTTGATCACTGCCAGAAGGACGAGCAGATTCTCCAAAACCCCAATGATGGAGATTGTGAAAAAGATCTCTTCTGGCAAAACCACGGGAGGACAGTCCGAATTGTTTCTGACAGTATCATTGGTATTTTCATAGAGATTGATGATGTGCTTCATTTCTTCAACTGTGGCTCAGACTGAAATAGTACTTGGACGTGGCAGAAAATTTACTTGATTGTTTAGAatgttttctatcttttctttttctttttatgatacTTGCTGGACATCTGAAGTCAAAAAAATTCACAACCACCTAAAAAAGAGTGAAAGTAACAATAGTTGTATGAAagactacaaaataaaaacaagttatgTTACCTTTAAGAAAACtcttatgtaaatgaaaataagtattttactgtcactgtatcactgtactgtcatcccgttattcgttgattttctcgagcggacaccagtaatgtctctattcctcccagccctgagatttcagcagcctctccttacttgtctttcccaacaattggaggctctttcagtgtcaggggaatgagacctatcgttactgtttttggcatatcgaatacaccacgggtagcttgcctggctctgcccgtgtgggcaggatattcttggtagcttgctgggctctctaagaggtgtgtgtatgtatatatatatatatatgcatatatatgtatatatatattacttgtatcacttgtcatcccgttggtctttGATTTTTCTACTATAtagtattaaatggttttaatttacttatttatatggcttaaaatcatatagcaaccACAAAttgttttttactgttttattttctaaccattctatttgccatttctttaaggtttgttggagcaagcaatatgaagtaattttgttatgtgcctaagggggaaggctggggttgggagggaaactggggacagtggtgaagggaaggtcacactggtgatgttggaacactgtatgcctgaaacaactgcattatgaacaattttgtcaaTCACAGGGttttaacaaaaataagtttcaaaaaagAGTTGACCACTtatccccgccccctccccaaaatcTTCACTTCCTTGACAAAATGTAAGAGTAATTTACATACAACAATTTATTGAACCTACATTTTACTGTCCCCCTGAAAAACATCTTTAGTGGAATTTTGAGCTCAGAGATTACATAATGTTTCTCCTttgtccttccttttcctccccatCCTCATAAGCACATTTGCCTgtgagataaataaaaatgagaagaagTGAAGGAATTGAAAGTAGgtgcagaaataagaaagcatgTCACAAGCTGTCTTTGACTTGGAGCCAGCAGCTGGCTTCAGTGGGTCTAGGAACTGTTGAAGCCCTCTTGCACGCACTGCCCATCTTCCTGAGCCACCACCTGACGTCTGCTGTTTGTCTCTCTCCAAATCAACTCTGCTGCTGCTCTCCTTTCTGCCCTTCTGTATGCcttaatttgtttatttcaagTGATATGATTCTACAACAATTTTGACCCATTTTCAGAGCGTGCAATTTGTTGGGCAATGTCTATTTCTCAAACCCTTACTACTTTTCTACTTTAATATTCCATGGAAACTTGCCTCTGGCTAAACAAAAGGGGTCAGCACCCCAGCCTCTACTtacttcctcctcccttccactCTGGTTTCTATGATATTAGCAGTCTGATTTCATATCCTAGGAAATAGAAGTTATATATAATTTGGGAACACTGTATACAGTGTTTTCTTTCAATTTGGCAAATCCAATTACTTATTGCTGCTCAAATACTGATAAGAAACAACCCCACTTTAACACTTTTTCAATgtacaaagcaaaattaaatataatccaTTATATTCTACAATAGAGTGGTTGAGatgacgggggaggggggagctatGATAATATAGAAGGGTTTTCCCCCAATTTGTCGgtaacaagcaaaaaataatccCTTTGTGGAAAAAAATTCTTAGCAGCATATCTAATGAGTTCAGGTACCTCCAAGGCCCTTTCTGTAATTCAATGGGCTGGTTTATATGAATATTAATAGGGCTATAAAGTAAAGTAAACAAATCAGTGGGCTTTGAATTGGAAGTTCTCTGTACTTCAGCTGATCGTAAGGGAACCAAAAGTATAGTGGtatagaatttcttctttggctTTAGTATCAATACTAGCATCATTCCAAGTTGTAGTGTACCTCACCAACCACAAAGGGTAACAATATACAGGGTTGACTTTGGGCTGTCTGTCAATAATGCAAAAATAGTAATTCCAGAAAGTCATGTGAAAATAAATTCAGTAAGAAATCAAGTGGTAGCTTTCATAACTCATTCCACAACAATCCATAAGGTTGGTGTCTAAAGAGGCCAATTCAGTGCCAACAGCAGATTTCCAAAATGGGAGGTACCAGGTGTGAGGGTGGGACGTCATAGAAATAGTTCACTAAGTGGATGGAAGATTATAATGTGAAGTCATTTACTATAAACCTGGAAGCTTTTTAATGTGCTTGATTATTTTTGAAGTCTTTCACAGTATCTGTCTGAGCCAAACATCTATGCTACATAAGTCAAACATCTGGAAGTGAAGATATGAACTGGCTAGAGCTGAGATTCTCTAGCTGTGAGATGATAAAACCCTAATCAAAACAGATGAGTAGACACGCACAGAACCACAGAGATCTTCCAGGAGCTCCCAGTGTTGAGTGGCACTGCGTGATGGGCAGGAAGCAAGACTGGCGTGTACAAACATGGAAACCAGCAAGTTCCCAGGTCAACCTACACTCTCCATCTCCTACCCTGGCCCACTTCCATTCTCTACCTTCTGTTTATTAAGCTTTCATTCTGCAGAAAGTCTAaagaactcagggctggagcgatagcacagcggggagggcatttgccttgcatgcagttgacctgggttcgattcccagcatcccatatggcctcctgagcaccgccaggagtaattcctgagtgcgaaaccagtagtaacccctgtgcaccaccaggtgtgacccaaaaagcaaaaagaataattaTAAGCCCAATGTTATTGATGCCAGAAAATTAGAATGTTTACTGCTTTCATACATGTTAGAGAATGGGAGTGAGAGTACAACTagtgccttacatgtgaccaatctAGGTTGGACACCCCCacactccctatggtcccctgagcacctgtaggagtgatctctgagcacagagccctgagcactgcaggatacagccccattttttttaaaaaaaatttattttagaagagTTTTGATTTatggaagaaaaatatagaaaactcccatatggggctggagtgatagcacagtgggtagggcattggccttgcatgcagtcaacccgggttcaattcccagcatcccatattgtcccccgagcaccaccaggttcctgagtgcagagccaggagtgacccttgtgcaatgccaggagtgacccaaaaagaaaagaaaaaaaaagaaaactcccatATACTTTATACTTGATTTTTCATATTGACATCTTATATTAGTATCATACACTTACCACAATTAACAATCAAATacttgcattttattattatcttaaatACATACTTAATtcatgaactggagtgatagcacagcaggtagggcatttgccttgcacacggccgaccgggtttgatttctctgtccctctcggagagcctggcaagctaccgagaatatctcgccctcatggcagagcctggcaagctacccgtggtgtattcaatatgctaaaaacagtaacaacaagtctcacaatggagaaattactggtgtccgctcaagcaaattgatgaacaatgggacgacagtgcagtgctatatactTAATTCATATCTTCTTAGTTTACCTAATATCTTTTTTCTGTGTCAAATGCCATGCAGGATTCCACATGATATTCACTGTTGTACCATTTATCAGGTCCCCTCTTGACAGTTTCTCATACTCACTGTTTCTGATGACCCTGACCATTTTTGTTTGTAGTTTTGGGGGGTTCTAGGGGCTTGGGGAACACCCAGCACTACTCATGACTAACTCCTGgtttgtgctcaaagatcacttctggcaggcttagaGGACTATGTGGGGTACTAGAGAACCcaggttaactgtgtgcaagacaaatgccctgcctgttgtattattgctctggtcctgtgACATCAGCTGTTTTAAGGGACCATTGTCAGTTATTCTAGAAAATGTACTATAATGGTCATTGTCTGATTAGACTGTGTCTATGGATCTGGAAGGAGGAAGATTACAAGAGGTAAAAATCACATCCCAGGGGTCAGAGAAAAAGTAAGAtaggaaggcgtttgccttgcatgcagttgttTCATCCTGCCCGagtttcatcctcagcatcctatatggtcccatgagtccaGCAGAAGTGATTTTGAGCACAGATCCtgaaataatacctgagcaccactaggtgttacccccaaacaaacaataacgaACCCAGGAGAAATCACAACCCATTGATATCAGGGGACATACTTTCAATGTGACTTATCACAGCTGACATTGAGTTcgatctttttaaatttttcttgaataGAAACATTTATAACTCTAAAGAGTGATTGTTTGCATGACTGTGCtgttaataataaatattggTTCAACTAAATGCATCCAGAACTTTACTTTGAATTCTTTCTAGACTAAATTCTTCAAGTAGAAACACTCTTATTATTTTCACCTAAGTCATGGTAAGGGCAGAAGTGAACATCTGTGTGAGCATGCAACTCTAAGGCTCCAGTTTTACAAATTCCACACCAGTTTACAGAGCCCCAAAGTCAAGTTCAATTGTGTATGGCTGGAATTAGGCAGGAATGATGACATTATCCTATCTTGCGGAGAAAATGAAGTTACCCCAAAGATGGTTTCGACTACACTTGCATGTCAGGAGGTTCACTCCACACAAAGTTTATCTCCCTGACCATCCTTGACCTTCTGACCTATTTCATTGTTCCTCTCTTTGAAGCACTGCTACTCCTCTGGTAAGCAGTTTCTCCAAGACCTCTTCAGCACGTATGTCCACATTAACACTTCTGGTCAGTCTCTGGAGCAGTTTCAGAAATGCTTGTTGGAGGGCTGGGATATCCTTGTTATCATAAATTACTAGCttcacagaaaggaagaaagaaagtgaagaaagaaagaaaaaagaaggaaggaaggaaggaaggaaggaaggaaggaaggaaggaaggaaggaaggaaggaaggaaggaaggaaggaaggaaggaaggaagggagggagggagggatggaggaagggaggaagggaaggagggacggtgggagggagggagggagggagcaaggagaAATGTTTACTGACTTCTGtgtttgatcttttaaaaaatattttaagtctccactgtatatgttttattttctcaccCGGTCAGGTCCTTGTCTATCTTGCGTTGCTAACAGCACAGTGCTTGGGTTTTTTGTTATGAAGTTTTGACaactcacttttctttttgtaatgtAATGTTTGGCCTTTTTCCCCCCCAAGATGTCTTTCTAAAGAGTCCTACATTCAAACAAACTGTAGCTAATGTAAACACGCAGACAGTCACAGGGCGAGATGAAGAGCCAGAACAATTCCTAACCCCTACTCTGTGAGACAGTTTTGTTTTACAGACCCTATTAACTTAGATAGCTGGTCCTTTAGGACGCTTGCAtgcagttttctcttttctttcattctcttcctttgcttttgaGTTCCACTCTATGCCTTAACTTCATCCACAGTTAGCATGTAAAACACTAGATCCGCTCCtcaattctctctcttctcccccctaCCTGCTACTTCTCCGTGACTTCCTGGCATGGCTCATAACTTCAAGGCCTGAAAGtcataaactttttctttttctctttacaaaATTTCCTGATGGCTCTTGCTGTCAACTATCTTGCCATCCTCATAAGATGCACAGTATGAGCACTGGTCACAGCACGTTTAGAAAGGGGCAGCATTTGTAGGAAGTTCCCTGGCCCCAAGTGTGCCCCAGCCCTTTCTAGCCCTTTCTAGCCCTATTAATAGATTAATAGGCTAAGACCAACACAAAACACACAATGCGTATTTGGAGTGGATCACTAACATTAAGGCCATCCTATAAATTTAATACCAAAGCTCTTCATAGACAGAAACAAAGTATAAGCTTCTTAAGATGGCATATATAGTCCTTCCACACCAAAGTTCACCGGGGTTAAATTCACCCTGAAGTATCTATCTGCCAGCACATCCTTTCACTGAGAACCTGTGTGCTTGGCAAGATTTTCATGTGGCAAGCCTTCTTTGTCACTTTTATGCTCTGCACAACAAACTTTCCAAAATTCCTTCCCTCCCCCGAAGGAATAAAGAAGAGCTTCCCATCAACAGACTTAGAAGTTTGTtcttatttccctgatgatttcaCTCAACTTAAAACATACAGCTTTTCAGCCGTGGCgccaaacaccaggcctcacgggacaggggaggagcggGCACTCCTCCTGTCCCCAACCCCGatgagactctgagatgatgccacacTCGGCTCCCACACAGctaggatccagagacacagaacaAACCTCacacccaagcaacttgctgcaacaATATCTTCAGAcactaataattaaaattttagaattcctagagcagcCACGTGACGCTATATTGCATCCAAATCAAACAATACAGAACACATTGctagcaggtatgagtggtggtggatctggtctcgaaatatcaaaggtaactaaagtaaagagagagagtactatgcaaattgtctgccatacaggcaagggggaggtgtggagtgggggaggggggatactggggattttgggggtggataatgtgcactggtgaaggaatgggtgttggatgactgttTGATCAAAACTTAAATATGAacgctttgttactgtacctcatggtgagtcaataaaaattttaaaattaaaaaaaatatagcttTCCAGTACGGtatcaaaaaaataattcagggtACTGGCTCCACTCTCTGCTGAGGTGTGATCCCAGCagccgcacgtgtgcagcctcaccgcagctgcacgagcatgattccagaggccagctaaactacttttggtaccagcagctccttgcagaacgtctccagactgaaaactaagccacggccccatgcctgcccaggaggggaaaggttattctctctcgccttttccttgctgggggggaagggcgtggtgaccgccatattataaggaccactaatgagagatacaagcttgcagtgatccaatttctggaagaaatttccctggacttagctactaaaatacagaaatccaaaaccacgcagccgtgATAGTGGctgtgcgacctcatatctcttcacagcaggtctgactctagtggggaactcctaacaataattgtgagttttttgttgaaatattgaatgtaaccaaagtaaagagaaagtaaagtgaaatttatcagttacacaggcaggggtgggtgggtgggagggatgggaggtatactggggggttttttggtggtggaatatgtgcacgggtgaagggatggttgcttcagcattgtataactgagacttaagccttaaagcattgcaattttccgcatggtgattcaataaaataaaaaaagaaataattcatgTGAAATAAGATAGAATGGAATTTTGTACTTAGATCTTACAGTAATAAAGGAATTGCTTGTTTTCATAgagctaaaagaaaagaaaagaaagaaaacatacagcTTCAGGGTCCCAAGAGAGAGTAGTAGGGTTAAGatgcacgctttgcatgcagctggccctgcatgtctctgcatggtcccctgagctgactGACAGTGGCCCTGCAAATACCTGCATACTGCTGAGCATACCTGGGTAATTCTGGGCACTGCATGGATGGCCCAGGCAGCATTTTCTAGTCCTTGCATTGATctattggctgagaatcaccaagagGGGCTCCTGCTCCCCTTGAGCAACAATTGggtgccctcctccccccaaaacaaacaaaaaccagacatCTTTCCATCATAGATGAATTCTGAGTTTTGTTGAGTAAGACCTGTCCCTGCTACTCACCAATCCAGTCCCTACCAGAGAACTTGTCCACTGCAACATATGTACAATGATGAAAGATGAACGGGGCTTACACAGGGTGGAAAGAACTCATTAAACGTTAACCATTAAGTACTCAGATGGATGGGACATActcatgaaataaataatagcatGGCTTCTAACACTTACAAGGAACCACCTGAAGTTGCTCTGAAACAGTGCAAGGAAATTACTACTGCAATGCAACTTCAGTTTGTAGGAGATCCATTGAAAAATTAAGCTGTTTTATAGCTGCTGATCCCACCGTGCATCAGAaaatctctcctctcttttctaaCATGGTCTGAGGGTCTCAAAAGGCAGAATTGGGGTCTCCTTCCCTGTAATCCTGCAGTCCTGCTAGGGTCTATGTTTTCATCTTGGGGTTAGTGTGGGTGTCTTTCACCACTGGAGATCCCAGAGCTAATCGTgggttggcagagcctggctccaAAGTCTGCAGTGTACATCTGAGCAGTCTAGGAGTAAGTCAAGCGTATATTCATCCCGTCTCTACCCATGCACTGACTGGAGCACTCCTCCTCCTCGTCGTGCTCAAGGTTGCACCTTCTCTCATCTCTTTGGACctggtgcatgtgtgtttataaaCATGTTTGTATGCCTGTGTAtttgcatgtatgagtgtgtattgTTTGTAGTTGGGAAGTGgaggaatattggtggtagggtTAGCCACGAGACCTAGGGAAAGACAATTCCGAATCACAGCCAACTTTACAAATACCTGGT is part of the Sorex araneus isolate mSorAra2 chromosome 2, mSorAra2.pri, whole genome shotgun sequence genome and harbors:
- the MC2R gene encoding adrenocorticotropic hormone receptor, encoding MKHIINLYENTNDTVRNNSDCPPVVLPEEIFFTISIIGVLENLLVLLAVIKNKNLQSPMYFFICSLAISDMLGSLYKILENILIMVRNMGYLKPRGSFETTADDIIDSLFILSLLGSICSLSVIAADRYITIFHALQYHNIVTTRRAIVTLVIIWAGCTGTGIVMVVFSHHVPTVITFTSLFPLMLVFILCLYVHMFLLARSHARKISALPGTNMKGAITLTILLGIFIFCWAPFVLHILLMTFCPNNPYCACYMSLFQVNGMLIMCNAVVDPFIYAFRSPELRGAFRKMILCSGHT